The Kosakonia sacchari SP1 genome includes a window with the following:
- a CDS encoding CcdB family protein — protein sequence MQYSVYRNKSNSRDFPFLLDVQSDIIGSMNSRAVIPLCPLADYKDRRRVERLNPVLEIEGESYLLLTHDLAGVSLALLGEEVCSMRAQRDVIRNAMDFIFDEI from the coding sequence ATGCAATATTCGGTTTATCGGAACAAAAGTAACAGCCGGGATTTCCCGTTTCTGCTGGATGTACAGAGCGATATTATCGGTAGCATGAACTCACGGGCGGTGATCCCGCTCTGTCCCCTGGCGGATTACAAAGATCGCCGCCGGGTTGAGCGGTTAAATCCGGTACTGGAGATCGAAGGGGAATCGTATTTGTTACTGACCCACGATCTCGCAGGCGTCAGCCTGGCGCTTTTGGGTGAAGAAGTTTGCAGTATGCGCGCCCAGCGCGACGTGATCCGCAATGCGATGGATTTTATTTTTGACGAGATTTGA